The Deinococcus deserti VCD115 region GCCCGCTCTGCCAGCCCCACACCAGCCACCTGGGCACTCTCGTGAAGATGCAGGGCCCGGCCGGCACTCGCGGGGCGGTCCCAGTCGTACACCCGGTAGGTCGTGTCGCTGGTCTGCTGCACTTCATAGATCAGCAGCCCGGGTCCCAGCGCATGCACTGTTCCGGCGCGGACCAGAAAGGTATCGCCCTTTGCCACGTCCTCGCGGTGCAGCAGTGAAGACACGTCCTGACTGAGGATCGCCTCACGCAACGTGGACGGGGACAGACCAGGATCAACCCCACCGATCAGCTGGGCGCCGGGCTCAGCGTCCAGAACGTGCCACGCCTCGGTCTTCCCGTTCTCGTCCGGTCCCACCAGCTCCCGGGCCTGTTCATCGTTGGGATGCACCTGGACGCTCAGCCAGTCCTGGCAGTCAAGCAGCTTGATCAAAAGCGGAAACCGGCCGGCTGGCGCCTCGCTGCCCAGCATCTCCCGCGGATACTGGGCAGCAAGCATGGCCAGACTCCTGCCGCTGACAGGACCGCCCTGCACCTCCAGGTCCTCATGAACCAGCCACGCTTCACCTATGGGCGGGCCCTGGACGGCCTGATTCAGCCGCTGTCCGCCCCAGACGCGCTCTTTGAGTACCGGCTGAAGACGAAGTGGGACAGTCAGGACAGGGACAGAATCGGCTCCGCTGGACATGTCCTACACACTACCCCCAGGGATGGGCCCTTGCGATAAGGCTGCGCCGTGTCAGACATTTCGGTCTGTCTATATGTCGTGATTTTGAGCAGACCGCATCAGAACCAGAAACACCCGAGTGGCAGGACCTCGGCAAACAATGCTCATCCAAGGTGTTCGAGCGGGTTGCCTGTAAGCAGTACAGCCGCCTCAACAGGTCATGGGCAGGCTGACCCAGGGGCTGGCCGTGTGTGTCTACACTGGTTCATGACCACCACGGCACCTTCTCCCCGGTCGGCAACCACTGGAGCGACGTACCGCGTTACCCCTGTCCAGAACCTGATGACAATCGCGCTGGCCTGGTGGCTGATCGTGGGCCTGTTTGTGGACGGCTGGGCCCACAATCAGCTGGGAGACCGCCTGGAAACGTTCTTTACGCCCTGGCATGCCCTGTTCTACTCAGGTTTTCTGGCTGTAGCCCTCTGGGTCATGTGGTTGGGCAGGCGTGGCTGGCAGGCAGGAAACCGGGGAATGTCTGCACTTCCCCAGGGCTACGAACTGGCGGCAATGGGCGTGCCTGTGTTTGCCGTGGGTGGTCTGGGCGACATGCTCTGGCACACCGCGTTCGGAATCGAAGTGGGGATCGAAGCCCTGCTTTCCCCCACCCATCTGGTGCTGTTTGCCGGGGCCGCCTGCATTATCTCGGCGCCACTGGTCTCGGCCTGGCGCATGCCGACTGCCCGCACCGCGCCCCCGGGTGTGGTCTGGTCGGCGGTTCTGGCCGCCCTGGCGCTGCTCAGTCTGGTGTCCTTCATGCATATGTATCTCTGGGGCCTGCTGGGGATGTCTTTTGGCGCCGGCCAGGGACGTGGAATGCTGGGCAGCGTACTGCTGACGGCTCTGATCATGACGGCGCCTGTCGTGCTGCTGCTGCGCCGCTTCCAGCTGCCGTTCGGATCCATCACAGTGATCTACGGCCTGAATACGGTACTGATGAGCCAGATGATGACCCCCGGCGAGTGGAGGGGGCCGCTGCTGCTCGTGCTGGCCGGGCTTGTAGCAGACGGCCTTCTGGTGGCCCTCAGGCCGTCACCTGCAAGGCCGTGGGCACTACGGACCTTTGCCTTTCTGTTGCCCCTGCTGGTGTGGGGGCCCTTCCTCGGAGGGGCGTCAGCCCTTGGCCTGAGCGACCTCAGTCTGGAACTGTGGCTGGGCGTCTCGATCATGGCTGGACTGGGTGGGCTGGCCCTGAGTGTGTTGGTGGTCCCTCCCAGGCTTCCTGCAGAGGCAGAAAGTGGCTGATCAGTAGGTCAGACACCTGTCTGCCTACCGCGCTGCTCAGGCCAGAGCCGCCTGGCCCCACTCCTGCGGCCCAGCTGAGTATCCTGATCTATGGAACGCCCTGATGAGGTCAACGGCCTGACGTTCAATGCTCAGCGGGACCATGATGGGTTCCGACATGTAGAGGCAGGTTTCCCCATGCCACTTCGGCCGGTGTTCGCACTGCTGGGCCAGGCGGACAGGTCTCCCGCGCATGAGGAGACAACCCGCTCTTCCCTGCTCAAACAGTTACGCGACCTCAAAACGACTGCGCCCGAAGCGTTCAGCAAGGAAACCAGCGGGTTCTTGACGACGGCCACTTTTATGACGAACGTCAGCCCGGAGGACGAGTACTTCAATCGGTTGCTGACCTTTCTGGTGGAGGCCTACCGGAAACACGCAACGTCTGATTGACCCTGGAACAGGGCCGGAACCTGAGCTGGCCTCAACAGCTTCCGACTTTCTTCCGAAGGAACATTCCTGAACAGTACTGAGCAGCAGTGTCTCATGTGCCGCCAGACCATCTGCTCCCGCACCCCCTGGACCATCCGTTCCTCTCGTCTGCAAGAAGAAATCCAGCCTTCCAGGTATGTGGTCTTCAGCCACACCTGATCAGAAGAGGGCCAGCCCGTCGAAAGGCGTGCTGCTCTGCTACCATGCCAGGACCTGGGAGCCTGCCATATGGGCAGGGACGCTACCGCGACATGGTGCGTCTGGGGAAGTCCGGTGAGATTCCGGCGCTGTCGCGCAACGGTATGCAGGCCCTGACCTGCGAGCCCGAATACCACCTGGGGACGTTTCTGAAGGCCGGACAATCCGGCCTGAAGGACACCTCTCGTCGTCAGAGGGCCGCATATTGAGGTTGCTTCCCTGCACCTGCTCTGGCCCTGGCTGGAGCGGGTTTTTCCTGTGCCCCCCCTCCGGTCTTTTCCACCGTGCACGCCGGAGTAGACCTGCTCATGCTTTCCCCCCGTTTTGCCTTGACCCTCGGTGCCCTGCTGCTCTCCAGCCTGGCTTCGGCCACCCGCTATCCCCTGACCGTGACCGATGATCTGGGCCGCAGCGTAACCCTATCCAAAGAACCCCGGCGCATCGTCACCATGCTGCCGTCACACACCGAAACGCTGGTGGCCATCGGCGCCGGCGACAAGCTGGTCGCCGTGGACCGCTTCAGCAACTACCCGAAAACGGTGGTGGACAAGCTGCCGAAAGTGGGCAGCGGGTTCTCGCCGAACATTGAGGCCATCGTGGCCCTCAAGCCGGATCTGGTGCTGGCCAACGAGTCCACCGATTCCCGCCTGACCGAGAAGCTGGCGGCCGCCGGCCTGACCGTGTACGGCGGCACTGCGCAGACCTACAACGAGGTCTTCGAGAAAATCAGTGTGCTGGGCCGCCTGACCAACCGTGAAGCTGGCGCCACCCGCCTGGTCACGTCCATGCGCGCCGACCTGAACGAGTTGCAGCGCAGCGTTCAGAAGCGGCCCAAGGTCAGCACCTACTACGAAGTGGACCCCAGTCCCTACAGCGTGGGCCCCAACTCTTTCATCGGCGTGCTGTTGCAGAAGGCGGGTGGCCAGACCATCATTCCGGCACGCCTGGGGGACTTTCCCAAGATCGACCCGGAACTGATTGTCAAAGCCGACCCGCAGGTGATGGTCGGACTGAACCTGGATGACGCCCGTGAACGCCCTGGCTGGACCGGTCTGCAGGCGGTCAAGGCCAGCCGGGTCTACAAACCCACCGACGAGGAACGTGACGCCCTGAGCCGCCCCGGCCCGCGTCTGGCTGTGGCCCTGCGCAC contains the following coding sequences:
- a CDS encoding ABC transporter substrate-binding protein, with product MLSPRFALTLGALLLSSLASATRYPLTVTDDLGRSVTLSKEPRRIVTMLPSHTETLVAIGAGDKLVAVDRFSNYPKTVVDKLPKVGSGFSPNIEAIVALKPDLVLANESTDSRLTEKLAAAGLTVYGGTAQTYNEVFEKISVLGRLTNREAGATRLVTSMRADLNELQRSVQKRPKVSTYYEVDPSPYSVGPNSFIGVLLQKAGGQTIIPARLGDFPKIDPELIVKADPQVMVGLNLDDARERPGWTGLQAVKASRVYKPTDEERDALSRPGPRLAVALRTLIRVLHPEALK
- a CDS encoding type I phosphomannose isomerase catalytic subunit, coding for MSSGADSVPVLTVPLRLQPVLKERVWGGQRLNQAVQGPPIGEAWLVHEDLEVQGGPVSGRSLAMLAAQYPREMLGSEAPAGRFPLLIKLLDCQDWLSVQVHPNDEQARELVGPDENGKTEAWHVLDAEPGAQLIGGVDPGLSPSTLREAILSQDVSSLLHREDVAKGDTFLVRAGTVHALGPGLLIYEVQQTSDTTYRVYDWDRPASAGRALHLHESAQVAGVGLAERAPAPPSQEPGVHLLTRCEYFTLEQVRASGQAIQADTGKDQLHVLTVIQGRATLSTSVEQLILQPYDTVVIPAALGAYSLSGDAVILRATPGTGTGSTHP